The Chryseobacterium indicum genome includes a window with the following:
- a CDS encoding alpha/beta hydrolase family protein, with translation MKELTFTTSDNVSIAAHLFLPEKSNHKLLLINSATGVKQQIYFSFAKFFSENGFTVITYDYRGIGLSKPENMRGFNASMRIWGSEDFKAVTDYIQKNFNDYHKYCLGHSVGALILGMNKDAEIFEEFFFVGTQNAFVGHLKFKTKIEAYLGFGIAQPLTTALLGYFPGNWFGLGESLPKNCAYDWRTLILNRKSTNGLLEKIDDYSKSLGQKVFVIRAEDDAWLTEKGVKSLMNDTYPNLRPTYRLVKTSESEKGEIGHINFFRSYNKKLWNIILNEIP, from the coding sequence ATGAAAGAGCTTACGTTTACTACATCTGATAATGTTTCAATAGCTGCCCATCTGTTTTTGCCTGAAAAAAGCAATCATAAACTATTGCTTATCAACTCTGCAACCGGAGTAAAACAGCAGATTTATTTTTCTTTTGCCAAATTTTTTTCCGAAAACGGATTTACGGTCATCACTTACGATTATCGTGGAATCGGGCTTTCAAAACCTGAAAATATGAGAGGATTTAATGCTTCCATGAGAATCTGGGGTTCGGAAGATTTTAAAGCAGTTACAGATTATATTCAGAAAAATTTTAATGATTATCACAAATATTGTCTGGGACATTCTGTAGGTGCTTTAATTTTAGGAATGAATAAAGATGCTGAAATTTTTGAAGAATTTTTCTTCGTGGGAACCCAGAATGCTTTTGTGGGACATTTAAAATTCAAAACGAAAATAGAAGCTTATCTTGGTTTTGGAATTGCCCAGCCTCTAACTACCGCATTATTAGGCTACTTCCCCGGAAATTGGTTCGGACTCGGAGAAAGTCTCCCGAAAAATTGCGCATATGACTGGAGAACCTTAATTTTAAACAGAAAATCGACCAACGGTTTACTGGAAAAAATTGATGATTATTCTAAAAGTTTAGGACAAAAGGTATTTGTTATTCGTGCTGAAGATGATGCCTGGCTCACAGAAAAAGGCGTAAAAAGTCTTATGAATGATACCTATCCTAATCTCCGGCCTACATACAGACTTGTGAAAACTTCTGAATCGGAAAAAGGTGAAATAGGACACATCAATTTTTTCAGAAGTTATAATAAGAAACTGTGGAATATTATTTTAAATGAAATTCCGTAA
- a CDS encoding DUF1573 domain-containing protein, producing the protein MKKLIAGIALFGTFALASAQTITFDKTTFDYGNVKPGSDGIRFFTVTNTGDKPLILSNVKASCGCTTPEFSQDPILPGKSAKIKVGYNTGINGGFNKMIEVFSNDPVNSRSVIYIKGNVDPNAPDPKPLTPEELKAKAKEEKAAAKAAAKTAA; encoded by the coding sequence ATGAAAAAATTAATCGCAGGAATTGCATTATTCGGAACCTTCGCTCTTGCATCTGCACAAACGATTACGTTTGACAAAACTACTTTCGACTACGGAAATGTAAAACCAGGTTCAGACGGCATCAGGTTTTTCACGGTAACCAATACAGGAGACAAGCCTCTTATCTTATCGAATGTAAAAGCATCTTGCGGATGTACAACGCCTGAGTTCAGCCAGGATCCGATTCTGCCGGGAAAATCAGCTAAAATAAAGGTAGGATACAATACCGGAATTAATGGTGGTTTCAACAAAATGATTGAAGTATTTTCTAACGATCCTGTAAACAGCAGAAGCGTAATCTACATTAAAGGAAACGTAGATCCAAATGCTCCGGATCCAAAACCATTGACTCCTGAGGAATTGAAGGCTAAAGCTAAAGAAGAGAAAGCTGCGGCTAAAGCTGCTGCTAAAACTGCTGCATAA
- a CDS encoding HD domain-containing protein, with protein MKNLIENTVEFVKEKLEGAEAGHDWFHIERVWKLSKKIAETENCNQEVVELAALLHDIADPKFHNGDETLALKVSREFLESQNAGEELIEQVLFIIKNISFKNRGEVPENLPVELKIVQDADRIDAIGAIGIGRTFNFGGFKNNPMYDPHVEPKLNMSKEEYKKSNGTTINHFYEKLLLLKDLMNTEKGKEIAAERHDFMLKFLDQFYKEWNVD; from the coding sequence ATGAAGAATCTGATTGAAAACACGGTAGAATTTGTAAAAGAAAAACTGGAAGGGGCAGAAGCGGGACACGACTGGTTTCATATCGAAAGAGTATGGAAATTATCCAAAAAAATTGCTGAAACCGAAAATTGTAATCAGGAAGTGGTAGAACTGGCAGCTTTGCTTCACGATATAGCCGATCCCAAATTTCATAACGGCGATGAAACGCTTGCTTTGAAAGTTTCCCGTGAATTTCTCGAAAGCCAGAACGCCGGAGAAGAATTAATTGAGCAGGTTTTGTTCATTATTAAAAATATTTCCTTTAAAAACAGGGGAGAAGTTCCCGAAAATCTTCCTGTTGAACTGAAAATTGTGCAGGATGCGGATCGGATTGATGCCATCGGAGCCATTGGTATCGGAAGAACATTCAATTTCGGAGGCTTTAAAAATAATCCGATGTATGATCCTCATGTAGAGCCTAAACTCAATATGTCTAAAGAAGAGTATAAAAAATCCAACGGAACAACCATCAACCATTTCTACGAAAAGCTTTTGCTGCTGAAAGATCTCATGAATACGGAAAAAGGAAAAGAAATTGCTGCCGAAAGACACGATTTTATGCTGAAATTTCTCGATCAGTTCTACAAAGAGTGGAATGTCGATTAG
- a CDS encoding DUF72 domain-containing protein → MKFGQVEDPSKIDFTLPKDHPRTKEILSRNKSGLENISIGCAKWNKTDLKGFYPKGTKDELTYYATQFNSIELNATFYGMPTPEQVQTWKEKTPADFKFFPKITNTVSHFRRLLNIDDVVTQFATAVLNFDEKLGMVFLQLHDNFKPKDYERLEKFVKNWPKEVPLAIELRNTDWFTDEEILNKTCDLFEENNITNIIVDTAGRRDMLHMRLTTPNAFIRYVGANAESDYDRLDDWMRHLTRWKEEGLQNLYFFVHQNIEKASPLLSAYFIKKVNEDWKQDIHIPKMATESTGTLF, encoded by the coding sequence ATGAAATTCGGACAAGTTGAAGATCCTTCAAAGATAGATTTTACGTTACCAAAAGACCATCCAAGAACCAAAGAAATTTTGAGCAGGAATAAAAGCGGACTGGAAAACATTTCCATAGGATGCGCAAAATGGAATAAAACAGACCTTAAAGGATTTTATCCCAAGGGTACAAAAGACGAACTTACGTACTATGCAACTCAGTTTAATTCTATTGAACTGAATGCAACTTTTTACGGTATGCCAACTCCGGAACAAGTGCAGACATGGAAAGAAAAAACTCCGGCTGATTTTAAATTTTTTCCAAAAATCACGAATACGGTGTCTCATTTCAGAAGACTTTTAAATATTGATGATGTGGTAACACAGTTCGCTACAGCCGTTTTAAATTTTGATGAAAAACTGGGAATGGTTTTCCTTCAGCTTCACGATAATTTTAAACCAAAAGATTATGAAAGACTGGAAAAATTTGTAAAAAACTGGCCAAAAGAAGTTCCACTTGCAATCGAGCTGAGAAATACAGACTGGTTTACGGATGAAGAGATCCTCAATAAAACATGTGACTTATTCGAAGAAAACAATATCACCAATATTATTGTAGATACGGCAGGAAGAAGAGATATGCTTCATATGCGCCTCACTACACCCAATGCATTCATCCGTTATGTAGGAGCTAACGCAGAAAGTGATTATGACAGACTGGACGACTGGATGAGACATCTTACCCGATGGAAAGAGGAAGGTTTGCAGAATCTGTACTTTTTTGTTCATCAGAATATTGAAAAAGCCTCTCCCCTGCTTTCCGCTTATTTCATTAAAAAAGTGAATGAAGACTGGAAACAAGACATTCACATCCCAAAAATGGCAACCGAAAGTACAGGAACTTTATTTTAA
- a CDS encoding PfkB family carbohydrate kinase, whose translation MNFSSEQPRIIVVGSSSIDLVLETEKVPCENETVIARKSESYFGGKGANQAVGAARLGASVYFVGCVGMDPLGQQIMRNMVNENVNVGFVFETDRESTGTAYVTTSDGNAAIVVVPAANNYLSVEHVEAADKYFHTADLVLLQLEVSMKVIEYTVKKAKKYGKKVGMYASPAQRLSDEILNNVDFLVVKSNELHIVFGEEQREEILKKYFNKVFVRDDINSTIYFDGTEMKYCRNDKDKTAYKMGMGDAFTVGFSIALCHKNSIEECVKFGNEVSARVSESKGSQCCLPRLSDFIS comes from the coding sequence ATGAATTTTTCCTCAGAACAGCCAAGAATTATCGTTGTAGGAAGCTCTTCGATAGATCTTGTTTTAGAAACCGAAAAAGTTCCCTGCGAGAACGAGACGGTTATTGCCCGAAAATCCGAAAGTTACTTTGGTGGAAAGGGAGCCAATCAGGCAGTTGGTGCAGCGCGTTTGGGAGCAAGCGTCTACTTTGTAGGCTGTGTGGGGATGGATCCTCTTGGTCAGCAGATCATGAGAAATATGGTGAACGAAAATGTGAATGTAGGCTTTGTCTTCGAAACAGATCGGGAGTCAACCGGTACCGCTTATGTAACTACCTCAGACGGAAACGCGGCAATTGTTGTGGTTCCTGCAGCCAATAACTATCTTAGTGTAGAACATGTAGAAGCGGCAGATAAATATTTTCACACGGCAGATCTGGTTCTTCTTCAGCTTGAAGTTTCTATGAAAGTGATTGAGTATACCGTAAAAAAAGCAAAGAAATATGGTAAAAAAGTAGGTATGTATGCTTCACCTGCACAGCGTCTGAGCGATGAAATTCTAAATAATGTAGATTTTCTTGTGGTAAAAAGCAATGAACTGCATATCGTTTTCGGAGAAGAGCAGAGAGAAGAAATTCTTAAAAAATATTTTAATAAAGTTTTTGTACGAGACGATATTAATTCTACCATTTATTTTGACGGTACAGAAATGAAATACTGCAGAAACGACAAGGATAAAACTGCTTATAAAATGGGAATGGGAGATGCTTTCACGGTAGGATTTTCTATTGCTTTGTGCCATAAAAATTCTATAGAAGAGTGTGTGAAATTCGGGAATGAAGTTTCGGCAAGAGTTTCTGAATCAAAAGGTTCTCAATGTTGTCTTCCCAGACTTTCAGATTTTATTTCATAA
- a CDS encoding polyphosphate kinase 2 family protein: MDTNFSDDFLVKGKFSIKKASTEYKGKLTKEEGEQLLLNEKEKLRELQEKLYSDGSQSLLVVLQAMDAAGKDSMIEHVFGGVNPQGCNVTSFKTPTSKEYAHDFLWRHYLALPQKGMIGIFNRSHYESVLVCKVHPEYNLSEKTWKSVKDFDDKFWENRYESIRNFEKHLAQNGTTVVKIFLNVSKDEQKKRLLDRINEQEKNWKFSAADLPERALFDKYMECYETAINETSKDYAPWYVLPADNKWFARVAAIQIIIDALEKMNLQYPKLSEEDRKDLEEAKKQLESEK, translated from the coding sequence ATGGACACTAACTTTTCAGACGATTTTTTGGTAAAAGGAAAATTTTCCATTAAAAAAGCTTCAACGGAGTACAAAGGAAAACTTACCAAGGAAGAAGGCGAACAATTATTACTAAACGAAAAAGAAAAGCTTCGTGAGCTTCAGGAGAAGTTGTATTCGGATGGAAGCCAGTCTCTCTTAGTGGTACTTCAGGCAATGGATGCCGCAGGAAAAGACAGCATGATTGAGCACGTTTTCGGGGGAGTAAATCCGCAAGGCTGCAATGTGACGAGCTTTAAAACTCCTACTTCGAAAGAATATGCCCATGATTTTTTGTGGAGACATTATTTAGCATTACCTCAAAAAGGCATGATCGGAATTTTTAACCGTTCTCATTATGAAAGTGTATTGGTCTGCAAAGTTCATCCTGAATATAATTTAAGCGAAAAAACATGGAAATCTGTTAAAGATTTTGATGATAAATTCTGGGAAAACCGCTATGAAAGCATCAGAAATTTTGAAAAGCATCTTGCCCAAAACGGAACTACCGTTGTAAAAATATTCCTGAATGTTTCGAAGGACGAGCAAAAGAAAAGACTTCTCGACAGAATTAACGAACAGGAAAAAAACTGGAAATTTTCCGCCGCGGATCTTCCGGAGAGAGCTTTATTCGATAAATATATGGAATGCTATGAAACGGCAATCAATGAGACTTCAAAAGATTACGCGCCTTGGTATGTTCTTCCTGCTGACAACAAATGGTTTGCAAGAGTTGCCGCGATACAGATTATTATTGATGCTTTAGAAAAAATGAATCTGCAGTATCCTAAATTATCGGAAGAGGATCGTAAAGATTTGGAAGAAGCAAAAAAACAACTGGAAAGCGAGAAATAA
- a CDS encoding valine--tRNA ligase, with amino-acid sequence MQISEKYNPQETEQKWYNYWLENKYFHSEPNDKPPYTVVIPPPNVTGILHMGHMLNNTIQDVLVRRARMQGFNACWVPGTDHASIATEAKVVAKLKSEGVNKSDITREEFLKHAWEWTDKYGGTILEQLKKLGCSCDWDRTRFTMEPKLSQQVIKSFVDLYNKGLIYRGYRMVNWDPEAKTNISDEEVIFKEQNGKLYFLKYVIEGSEEFLSVATTRPETIFGDTAVCINPNDERYAHLKGKKVIVPIVNRVIPIIEDEYVDIEFGTGALKITPAHDINDYEIGQKHNLQMIDALDDDGNLNDHGLHYAGKNRFDVRKQIAKELEEKDLLLKAEDYVNKVGTSERTGAVIEPKVSVQWFLKMSEIAKPALDVVMDDEVKFYPEKFKNTYKHWMENIRDWNISRQLWWGQQIPAFYYGDGENDFVVAETIEEALALAKEKTQNPELETQNLKQDEDALDTWFSSWLWPMSVFDGLLDPENKDINYYYPTSDLVTGPDIIFFWVARMIMAGLEYRKEVPFKNVYFTGIVRDKQRRKMSKSLGNSPDPLELMDKYGADGVRVGILLSSAAGNDLLFDEDLMLQGRNFMSKIWSAFRLINMWNHEDKPANSTELQAIEWFENKLNKTIAEINDQFEKFRISDALHLIYKLIWDDFCSWYLEAIKPNYGEGISKEVYNKTVALFEELIKLLHPFMPFLTEELWQTISQRNVEDALIIAQQKKAESFNEDIIKNFETASEIISGVRNYRQTKGISPREAAEIYTNASEFPNESVIKKLANVSEIHFGTKTDKPSFTFLVGATEISIPLSENLDLGEEKTKTEEELKYLKGFLISVDKKLSNEKFVANAKPEVVETERKKQKDALDKIAILEEKLKSL; translated from the coding sequence ATGCAGATTTCAGAAAAGTACAATCCACAGGAAACAGAACAAAAGTGGTACAATTACTGGTTGGAAAATAAATACTTCCATTCAGAGCCCAATGACAAGCCGCCTTACACTGTTGTAATTCCTCCGCCAAACGTTACGGGGATTTTGCACATGGGGCATATGCTTAACAATACCATTCAGGATGTGCTGGTCCGTCGTGCAAGAATGCAGGGCTTTAATGCTTGCTGGGTTCCGGGAACAGATCACGCTTCTATTGCTACGGAAGCGAAAGTGGTTGCTAAACTGAAGTCTGAAGGAGTCAATAAATCTGATATTACAAGAGAAGAGTTTTTAAAGCACGCGTGGGAATGGACCGATAAATACGGAGGAACAATCCTTGAGCAGCTTAAAAAATTAGGATGTTCATGCGATTGGGACAGAACCCGTTTCACCATGGAGCCGAAACTTTCTCAACAGGTGATTAAATCTTTTGTTGATCTTTACAACAAAGGATTGATCTATCGCGGATACAGAATGGTAAACTGGGATCCCGAAGCAAAAACTAATATTTCCGACGAAGAAGTAATCTTTAAGGAACAGAACGGAAAATTATATTTCCTGAAATATGTCATTGAAGGGTCAGAAGAATTCCTGTCAGTAGCGACAACGCGTCCGGAAACTATTTTCGGGGATACTGCAGTGTGTATCAATCCTAATGATGAGAGATACGCTCATTTAAAAGGTAAAAAAGTAATCGTACCGATCGTTAACAGGGTAATTCCTATTATCGAGGACGAATATGTAGATATCGAATTCGGAACAGGTGCTTTGAAAATTACGCCTGCTCATGACATCAATGACTACGAAATCGGACAAAAACATAATCTTCAGATGATTGATGCTTTAGATGATGACGGAAATCTGAACGATCACGGTTTACACTACGCCGGAAAAAACAGATTCGACGTAAGAAAGCAGATTGCAAAAGAACTGGAAGAAAAAGATCTTTTGCTGAAAGCAGAAGATTACGTAAATAAAGTAGGAACTTCAGAAAGAACTGGTGCGGTAATTGAACCTAAAGTTTCTGTACAGTGGTTCTTAAAAATGTCTGAAATCGCAAAACCCGCTTTGGATGTAGTAATGGATGATGAGGTTAAATTTTATCCTGAAAAGTTTAAAAATACCTACAAACACTGGATGGAAAACATCCGCGACTGGAATATTTCCCGACAGCTTTGGTGGGGACAGCAAATTCCTGCCTTCTATTATGGTGACGGAGAAAACGATTTCGTTGTTGCAGAAACTATCGAAGAAGCTTTGGCATTAGCCAAAGAGAAAACTCAAAACCCTGAACTCGAAACTCAAAATTTAAAACAAGACGAAGACGCTCTTGATACATGGTTCTCTTCATGGTTGTGGCCAATGTCGGTTTTCGATGGGTTGCTTGATCCTGAAAATAAAGACATCAATTATTATTACCCGACTTCAGATTTGGTAACAGGTCCGGATATTATTTTCTTCTGGGTAGCAAGAATGATTATGGCAGGACTGGAATACAGAAAAGAAGTTCCGTTTAAAAATGTTTATTTCACAGGAATTGTAAGAGATAAGCAGAGAAGAAAGATGTCAAAATCTTTAGGAAATTCGCCGGATCCGCTAGAGTTAATGGATAAGTATGGAGCAGATGGAGTTCGTGTAGGAATTTTATTAAGTTCTGCAGCCGGAAACGACCTTCTTTTTGATGAAGATTTGATGCTTCAGGGAAGAAACTTCATGTCAAAGATCTGGAGTGCTTTCCGATTGATCAATATGTGGAACCATGAAGATAAACCGGCAAATTCAACAGAACTTCAGGCAATTGAATGGTTTGAAAATAAATTAAATAAAACAATTGCTGAGATCAACGATCAGTTTGAAAAGTTCAGAATTTCTGATGCTTTGCATTTGATTTATAAATTAATTTGGGATGATTTCTGTTCTTGGTATTTAGAAGCAATCAAACCAAACTATGGAGAAGGAATATCTAAGGAAGTTTACAATAAAACCGTTGCTCTTTTCGAGGAGTTAATAAAATTGCTTCACCCGTTCATGCCTTTCCTGACGGAAGAATTATGGCAAACAATTTCACAACGAAACGTTGAGGATGCTTTAATTATTGCACAGCAGAAAAAGGCGGAAAGTTTTAATGAAGATATTATTAAAAACTTCGAAACTGCTTCAGAAATTATCTCCGGCGTTAGAAATTACCGTCAAACCAAAGGAATTTCTCCAAGAGAAGCTGCCGAAATTTATACCAATGCTTCAGAATTTCCTAACGAATCAGTGATTAAGAAATTAGCCAATGTTTCAGAAATTCATTTCGGAACAAAAACGGATAAGCCGAGCTTTACATTTTTGGTAGGCGCAACAGAAATTTCAATTCCATTAAGTGAAAATTTGGATTTGGGAGAAGAGAAAACGAAAACAGAAGAAGAATTAAAATATCTGAAAGGATTTTTGATCTCTGTAGATAAAAAACTTTCCAACGAAAAATTTGTTGCCAACGCAAAACCTGAAGTTGTCGAGACGGAACGTAAAAAGCAAAAAGACGCTCTTGACAAAATTGCAATTTTGGAAGAGAAATTGAAAAGTTTATAA
- a CDS encoding DUF4241 domain-containing protein gives MTHIENIKKLFSKNFVESPLLESFEVGKIYLSSGKLVACDPLITNDMKPFSITFPKGDFSVLLHKERESNCVAYAEIIFSQSEITDWKLATTEGQNIKDLEEGEVFGYPVESGMGCFMDVDTQNNLNDLEQRLYHSKGVDFMGIYEEFFHEYFFDEKGAIDQFAFLKPSENHPGTIFAFETGYGEGFYASYIGFDKNNNPVKIVTEFIEIS, from the coding sequence ATGACACACATAGAAAACATCAAAAAACTGTTCTCCAAAAACTTCGTAGAAAGTCCCTTGCTGGAAAGCTTCGAAGTTGGGAAAATTTATCTTTCCAGCGGAAAACTTGTTGCCTGTGATCCTTTGATTACAAATGACATGAAACCTTTCTCCATAACATTTCCGAAGGGAGATTTTTCGGTTTTACTCCATAAAGAAAGGGAAAGCAATTGTGTGGCGTATGCCGAAATTATTTTTAGCCAGTCAGAAATTACAGACTGGAAACTGGCAACGACAGAAGGACAGAATATTAAAGATCTTGAGGAAGGAGAAGTTTTCGGATATCCTGTGGAAAGCGGGATGGGCTGCTTTATGGATGTGGATACACAGAATAATCTTAATGATCTCGAACAAAGACTGTATCACAGCAAAGGAGTCGATTTTATGGGGATTTATGAAGAATTTTTTCATGAATATTTCTTTGATGAAAAAGGAGCAATCGATCAGTTTGCTTTTTTAAAGCCGTCTGAAAACCATCCGGGAACTATTTTTGCTTTTGAAACAGGATATGGTGAAGGTTTTTATGCAAGTTATATTGGATTTGATAAAAATAATAATCCTGTAAAAATCGTAACAGAATTTATTGAAATTAGTTAA
- a CDS encoding IS3 family transposase (programmed frameshift) produces MRLKKVSAPVQEYSEAFKRQVVSEYERGLYTKSQLQTRYNIRGNSCIPRWLMKYGNFTYEKQLSKGRPMKDPQKQKIKELEAALAKKEEELKVFRKFIEIAERELKVEIGKKVWFQSIQEIKVNTTLSTENICRLFGYSKQAYYKRQKQPVSTDHETRVIELVVSIRKKMPKIGTRKLYVLLKNDFEKEEIHVGRDQLFSILRSNYLLIPRRHSYFKTTNSRHWMKKYPNIIKGKELKCSEKVWVADITYLKTKEKNYYLHLITDAYSKKIVGYELSDNLQTSSTLKALKQAIQNRLYKHSLIHHSDRGLQYCSKEYTETLKKSDMLISMTENSDPYENAIAERVNGILKHEFGLIDTFENFKNLSQQLEQAIYCYNNLRPHFSLHYNIPNQVHMKNNVKLKTYKKQNQNRKIPTLI; encoded by the exons ATGAGATTAAAAAAAGTATCCGCCCCTGTTCAAGAATACAGTGAAGCATTTAAAAGACAAGTTGTCTCCGAATATGAGCGGGGATTATATACAAAATCACAATTACAAACCCGCTATAATATCAGGGGTAATTCCTGCATTCCCAGATGGTTAATGAAATATGGTAACTTTACTTACGAAAAACAATTAAGTAAAGGCAGACCCATGAAAGATCCACAGAAACAGAAGATTAAAGAGCTTGAAGCAGCATTGGCCAAAAAGGAAGAAGAACTCAAAGTGTTCAGGAAATTTATAGAAATTGCAGAGCGTGAGCTTAAGGTTGAGATTG GTAAAAAAGTCTGGTTCCAATCAATCCAGGAAATAAAGGTAAATACGACTCTTTCAACAGAGAATATCTGCCGATTGTTTGGCTACAGTAAGCAAGCTTATTACAAGAGACAAAAACAGCCTGTTTCTACAGATCATGAAACAAGAGTTATAGAATTGGTTGTATCAATTCGTAAAAAGATGCCTAAAATAGGTACTAGAAAACTTTATGTTTTACTTAAGAATGATTTTGAAAAGGAAGAAATTCATGTAGGAAGGGATCAGTTGTTTAGCATTTTGAGATCAAATTATCTTTTAATTCCCAGAAGGCACAGCTATTTTAAAACAACCAATTCCAGACATTGGATGAAAAAATATCCCAATATTATCAAAGGAAAAGAATTGAAATGTTCGGAGAAAGTTTGGGTTGCAGATATTACTTATCTCAAGACCAAAGAGAAGAATTATTATCTTCATCTGATTACCGATGCCTATTCTAAGAAAATTGTAGGATACGAATTGAGTGATAATTTACAGACCAGCTCTACGTTGAAAGCATTAAAGCAAGCCATACAGAATCGACTGTACAAGCATTCACTCATTCATCATTCAGACAGAGGGTTGCAGTATTGCAGTAAAGAATATACTGAAACACTCAAGAAAAGTGATATGCTTATCAGTATGACCGAAAATTCGGATCCTTATGAAAATGCTATAGCAGAGAGAGTGAATGGTATTCTGAAACATGAATTTGGATTGATTGATACTTTTGAAAATTTTAAAAATCTTTCCCAACAGCTTGAACAAGCAATTTATTGCTATAACAATTTAAGACCGCATTTTTCTTTACATTATAATATTCCAAACCAAGTACACATGAAAAATAATGTGAAATTAAAAACCTATAAAAAACAAAATCAGAATAGGAAAATTCCTACTCTGATTTAA